One Spinacia oleracea cultivar Varoflay chromosome 4, BTI_SOV_V1, whole genome shotgun sequence DNA segment encodes these proteins:
- the LOC110798256 gene encoding uncharacterized protein translates to MVLLAKMTKIPWIRMTKMLKVLIERGAEKNLISSEIVDRGEPSQHTDADIKDGVCGLSMVVRDGVGNVLMSVAVPKLANKQTDMAELAQALKFGMEYAFDEGFRSIEVESDCLK, encoded by the exons ATGGTCCTCTTGGCCAAAATGACGAAG ATTCCATGGATACGGATGACGAAGATGTTGAAGGTTCTAATAGAACGAGGAGCCGAAAAGAATCTAATCTCTTCGGAGATTGTTGATAGGGGTGAGCCTTCTCAACACACAGACGCTGATATCAAGGATGGAGTGTGTGGATTGAGTATGGTGGTTAGGGATGGAGTGGGCAACGTCCTAATGTCTGTAGCGGTCCCCAAGCTCGCTAATAAGCAGACTGATATGGCAGAACTAGCACAAGCTCTGAAATTTGGCATGGAGTATGCATTCGATGAGGGCTTCCGTAGCATTGAAGTGGAATCAGACTGTCTCAAATGA